CAGGCCGATCGCGCCCACCACCAGCACCACCGATGCGACCGTCGACAGCATCCCCTCGGCGATCCCACCGATGATCACCGTCGCCGAGCCTGTCTCGGACTGACCAGCGAGCCGCTTGACCGGCGTGTAGTGGGCCGAGGTGTAGTACTCGGACGTGAACCCGATCGCGTACCCGGCGACCAGGCCGACCACGATCGCGGTGGCCATGTACAGCGGGTTGGTGACCTGGGGGACCGCAGCACCGAACACCCAGTAGGAACCGACGACGGCCGCGATCGCGGTGAGCACCAGCGCGACGTTGGTGCCGCGGTGCAGTTGGCGCGACAGGCTCGTGCCCTTCCGGCCTCGGACCAGCAGCGCCCCGAGGATCGAGGCGAGCATCCCCAGCGCCGCAACCAGCAGCGGGTACAGGAAGGTGGCGCGCTGCAGGTTCGTGAAGTCCGGGGCGAGCTCACCGCGTGCACCGACCCCCCCGAACAGCAGGGCCGCCAGGACCATCGGCGCCACGATCGCTCCGGCGTACGACTCGAACAGGTCGGCGCCCATCCCGGCGACGTCGCCGACGTTGTCACCGACGTTGTCGGCGATCGTGGCGGGGTTGCGTGGGTCGTCCTCGGGGATCCCGGCCTCGACCTTCCCGACCAGGTCCGCGCCGACGTCGGCCGCTTTGGTGTAGATCCCCCCACCGATGCGGGCGAACAGCGCGATCGACGAGCCGCCGAGCCCGAACGCCGCCACGACCTGGAAGGCGTCGTTCACCCGCAACAGCTGCACGAAGACGATGTAGGCCAGCGCGATGCCCAGCAGCCCGAACCCGGCGACCGTGAAGCCCATCACCGCCCCGCCCCGGAACGCCAGGGGCAGCGCGCGGTGCGCGCCGTGGCGGGCCGCGTTGGCGGTGCGGACGTTCGCGGCGGTGGCGATGCGCATCCCCACGAACCCGGCAGCCCCCGACAGCGCGGCGCCCAGGAGGTACGCCAGCGCCCCCCACGGGCGGCCGTAGGGCAGCACCACGAAGATCAGGACGGTCATGGCCGCGACGAACACCGCCACCCAGCGGTACTCACGCCGCAGGAACGCCATCGCGCCTTCACGGATCGCGGCGGCGATCTCCTGCATCCTCTCCGTGCCTTCGTCGGCGCGGTTGACCACGTTGGAGAAGTAGACGGCGAGGGTGAGCCCGGCGAGGGCCGCGACGACGGCGAGATACGGGATCGCTTGCACGGTGACGTCTCCAGCCGGGAGAGGCGCATGCGGCGCTCACCTGCCCGGTCGTCGGGGATGGGGCGGACGGCGGTGGCGGCGCGCTCGAGGGCGCCGGAACGGGCGGGGAGCGTAGCGCACGCGGCCGCGCCGGCACGTCGGGGAGGCTGGTGGCCGGCTTCCGGTCGGTGCGACGCTCGGCGCGAACGGACGGGTCCGCAGGCTGTGGTCGCAGCCCGGCAGGCGGTAGTCCGTGTGGTTGACAGGGCAGCGGACTTGCTCCACCGTGCGCGGCCCCTGGAGCAGTGCGCTCCGGCGACGGGATGAGTCCGATGACCGAGACGCAACGCGACCGGCCTCAGCTGGTGGTCGTCGAGTCGCCGACCAAGGCCAAGACCATCGAGCGGTACCTCGGGGAGGGCTACCGGGTCGTGGCGTCCTACGGCCACATCCGCGACCTGCCCAAATCGGATTTCGCGGTCGAGGTCGACGACGGCGGGGCGCGCCTGCACTACGAGGTCCCGTCGGGCTCCAAGAAGCACGTGACCAAGCTCCGCCAGGCGGCCAAGGACGCCGAACGGGTGTGGCTGGCGCTGGACCTGGACCGCGAGGGCGAGGCGATCGCCTGGCACGTCGCGGAGATCCTGGGGCTCGACGCCCGCCAGGCCAACCGGGTGATCTTCGACGAGATCACCCGCGACGCGATCCGCGCG
This region of Actinomycetota bacterium genomic DNA includes:
- a CDS encoding sodium-translocating pyrophosphatase, with the protein product MQAIPYLAVVAALAGLTLAVYFSNVVNRADEGTERMQEIAAAIREGAMAFLRREYRWVAVFVAAMTVLIFVVLPYGRPWGALAYLLGAALSGAAGFVGMRIATAANVRTANAARHGAHRALPLAFRGGAVMGFTVAGFGLLGIALAYIVFVQLLRVNDAFQVVAAFGLGGSSIALFARIGGGIYTKAADVGADLVGKVEAGIPEDDPRNPATIADNVGDNVGDVAGMGADLFESYAGAIVAPMVLAALLFGGVGARGELAPDFTNLQRATFLYPLLVAALGMLASILGALLVRGRKGTSLSRQLHRGTNVALVLTAIAAVVGSYWVFGAAVPQVTNPLYMATAIVVGLVAGYAIGFTSEYYTSAHYTPVKRLAGQSETGSATVIIGGIAEGMLSTVASVVLVVGAIGLAYAAGQAAMPGIGESGLYGAALAAIGMLATTGAVVAVDAYGPISDNAGGIAEMSELPPDVREVTDSLDALGNTTAAVAKGFAIGSAALTALALFRAFTAAVGLDRIDIQDVSVVIGLFLGAMVTFAFAALTMKSVGRAANKMIVEVRRQFAEIPGLREGRVGVRPDYARCVDISTAAALREMVVPGALAVALPLVVGLISTPALGGFLAGALTTGFLLAIFMANAGGAWDNAKKYIEAGNLGGKGSDAHKAAVVGDTVGDPFKDTSGPAMNILIKVMTIVALVFAPAFLP
- a CDS encoding toprim domain-containing protein → MTETQRDRPQLVVVESPTKAKTIERYLGEGYRVVASYGHIRDLPKSDFAVEVDDGGARLHYEVPSGSKKHVTKLRQAAKDAERVWLALDLDREGEAIAWHVAEILGLDARQANRVIFDEITRDAIRAAFAEPRPINLDLVDAQQARRAVDRIVGYRLSPVLWRT